Proteins encoded by one window of Candidatus Bathyanammoxibius amoris:
- the glmS gene encoding glutamine--fructose-6-phosphate transaminase (isomerizing), with the protein MCGIVGYVGGKEVLPILIEGLKRLEYRGYDSAGVAYINPDEVVCVKSAGRIETLSRGLEGSRCESTIGIGHTRWATHGPPSVKNAHPLMDCGRKIALVHNGIIENHDYLRSMLKNEGHNFESETDTEVLVHLVEKYFRGDLADALSKALLEVEGTYGLAAICSDDPDKIVAARFGSPLAVGLGEGENFVTSDVAAILNHTKKVVYLEERELAVLTREKVETRSISPVADRCYVDVRIRAEEIEWEADKIEKKGYRHFMHKEIHEQPDSLLNVMRGRTDTDHSSVRLGVFLEEQKRLKGMKRIVIVACGTSWHAALVGEYMLEEYARVPVEVEYASEFRYRKPIIEEGTLVLAISQSGETADTLAAMREAKKNGARTLSICNVVGSTIAREAEGGIYLHAGPEIGVASTKAFTSQIAALYLMTVFLGSRSILEEQDVYRMMTDLRKVPAQVGEILRREKQIEELAALYKDSENFLYLGRGYNFPVALEGALKLKEISYIHAEGYPAAEMKHGPIALITKDMPVVFIAIKDSTYAKILGNIEEVKARGGRVIAIATEGDTEISKKVDHVFYIPEAPEPLTPILSAVPMQLLAYHMAVMRGCDVDKPRNLAKSVTVE; encoded by the coding sequence ATGTGCGGGATAGTAGGATATGTGGGCGGCAAAGAGGTACTGCCTATCCTCATAGAGGGGCTCAAGAGGCTTGAGTACAGGGGGTATGATTCTGCGGGGGTAGCCTACATAAACCCTGATGAGGTCGTGTGCGTCAAGTCAGCAGGCAGGATCGAGACCCTGAGCCGCGGGCTGGAGGGTTCTCGCTGTGAAAGTACGATAGGCATAGGGCACACCCGCTGGGCCACACACGGCCCGCCTTCCGTAAAGAACGCCCACCCACTCATGGATTGTGGCCGCAAGATTGCCCTGGTCCATAACGGCATAATAGAGAACCATGATTATCTGAGGTCTATGCTCAAGAATGAGGGTCATAATTTTGAAAGCGAGACGGATACAGAAGTGCTGGTGCATCTGGTGGAGAAATACTTCCGTGGGGATCTGGCAGACGCCCTGAGCAAGGCGCTGCTGGAGGTTGAGGGGACCTATGGACTGGCGGCCATATGCAGTGATGACCCGGATAAGATTGTGGCGGCCAGGTTTGGGAGTCCCCTGGCAGTGGGCCTGGGAGAGGGCGAAAATTTTGTAACGTCAGACGTAGCGGCCATACTCAACCACACAAAGAAGGTGGTGTATCTGGAAGAGAGGGAACTGGCCGTGCTGACCAGGGAGAAGGTGGAGACACGCAGCATCAGCCCTGTAGCGGACAGGTGCTACGTGGACGTGCGCATTCGTGCCGAAGAAATTGAATGGGAGGCGGACAAGATTGAGAAGAAGGGCTACCGGCATTTCATGCACAAAGAGATCCATGAACAACCCGACTCCCTGTTAAACGTGATGAGGGGCAGGACGGACACCGACCATTCAAGCGTCCGGCTGGGGGTATTTCTTGAGGAGCAAAAAAGACTTAAGGGGATGAAGCGTATAGTTATAGTGGCATGTGGCACCTCCTGGCACGCAGCCCTGGTGGGGGAGTACATGCTGGAGGAATACGCGCGCGTGCCGGTAGAGGTGGAGTATGCCTCAGAGTTTCGTTATAGAAAGCCGATTATCGAAGAGGGCACGCTGGTTCTAGCCATAAGCCAGTCCGGCGAGACCGCCGACACGCTGGCGGCCATGCGGGAAGCGAAGAAGAACGGCGCCCGCACACTCTCAATATGCAACGTTGTGGGGAGCACAATCGCCAGGGAGGCCGAGGGGGGCATCTACCTCCACGCGGGGCCTGAAATAGGGGTCGCGTCCACAAAGGCCTTTACCTCACAGATAGCCGCCCTGTATTTGATGACAGTCTTTCTGGGCAGCAGGAGTATTCTGGAAGAACAAGACGTCTACCGTATGATGACGGATCTGAGAAAGGTTCCCGCGCAGGTCGGGGAGATACTCAGGAGAGAGAAGCAGATAGAAGAGCTGGCCGCATTATACAAGGACAGCGAGAACTTTTTGTATCTCGGCAGGGGCTACAATTTCCCGGTGGCCCTTGAGGGCGCGCTTAAGCTGAAAGAGATATCATACATCCACGCCGAGGGTTATCCCGCGGCCGAGATGAAACACGGCCCCATCGCCCTAATCACAAAGGACATGCCGGTTGTTTTCATCGCCATAAAGGACAGCACCTACGCCAAGATTCTGGGGAACATCGAGGAGGTGAAGGCGCGGGGCGGCAGGGTAATTGCGATAGCCACCGAGGGAGACACGGAGATCTCTAAAAAAGTCGACCACGTATTCTACATCCCCGAGGCCCCTGAGCCGCTGACCCCAATCCTCTCGGCAGTCCCCATGCAGTTACTGGCCTACCACATGGCCGTCATGCGCGGCTGCGACGTCGATAAACCCCGCAACCTCGCCAAGAGTGTGACGGTGGAGTAG
- a CDS encoding DUF2325 domain-containing protein: MSVLIVGGDNLGSIPRELVKLGATRIEHMTGRKKNRGFRNGIPENMDLIILLYDYVNHNITNKVKEVARSRNVPIVFARRSWTSIYEQLNRFPVFKS, translated from the coding sequence ATGTCCGTACTAATAGTAGGTGGTGACAATCTTGGTTCTATCCCCAGAGAGCTTGTTAAGCTGGGTGCTACCCGCATAGAGCATATGACCGGCAGGAAGAAAAACAGGGGCTTTAGAAACGGCATACCTGAGAATATGGACCTGATAATACTTCTTTACGACTACGTTAATCACAACATAACTAATAAAGTGAAGGAGGTGGCAAGGTCACGAAACGTCCCCATCGTGTTTGCCCGCCGGTCGTGGACGTCTATCTATGAGCAGCTAAATCGCTTTCCGGTTTTTAAGAGCTGA